A region from the Thermodesulfatator atlanticus DSM 21156 genome encodes:
- a CDS encoding DUF523 domain-containing protein produces the protein MPTILVSACLIGLCTRYDGTSKPSPFIQGLLKNHILIPFCPEQLGGLKTPRPPAELSGGDGFAVLGKKAKVITCHGEDVTQAFIKGAEEAAKLAKLYHAEKALVKARSPSCGLTPVVGVAAARLILEGLSLEEID, from the coding sequence ATGCCTACTATTTTGGTTTCAGCTTGTCTCATTGGGTTATGTACCCGCTACGATGGCACTTCCAAGCCTTCGCCTTTTATCCAAGGGCTTTTGAAAAACCACATTTTGATTCCTTTTTGTCCTGAGCAACTTGGAGGGCTTAAAACACCGAGGCCTCCTGCTGAGCTTTCGGGAGGGGATGGGTTTGCGGTGCTGGGGAAGAAAGCAAAGGTCATCACCTGTCACGGAGAAGATGTAACGCAGGCCTTTATCAAAGGAGCAGAAGAAGCGGCCAAGCTTGCTAAGCTTTACCATGCTGAAAAAGCCCTGGTTAAGGCGCGAAGTCCTTCTTGTGGGTTAACCCCGGTGGTAGGAGTCGCAGCGGCCAGGTTAATTCTTGAAGGGCTTAGCTTAGAAGAAATTGATTAA
- a CDS encoding phosphatidylglycerophosphatase A family protein: MEKEKLARIIATGGGLGFLPKAPGTWGAIGAVAFYALFGPYLNALLQSLIAIVLILSGIWASEIYAQKKDKDPQEVVIDEIAGQWLTLVSFNISPLNLILGFFFFRLFDIWKPLPIKLGEKLPGGIGIMMDDILAGIAANLCLRFINQFLLS, from the coding sequence TTGGAAAAAGAAAAGTTAGCTCGCATAATTGCAACAGGTGGCGGTTTAGGGTTCCTTCCCAAAGCCCCTGGCACTTGGGGGGCCATAGGAGCAGTAGCTTTCTACGCTTTGTTTGGGCCATATCTGAACGCGTTATTACAAAGTTTAATTGCCATAGTTTTAATACTTTCTGGAATTTGGGCTTCAGAAATTTATGCCCAAAAAAAAGACAAAGACCCCCAAGAAGTAGTCATTGATGAAATAGCAGGACAATGGCTTACTTTGGTTTCTTTCAACATCTCTCCTCTTAATCTTATCCTAGGGTTCTTTTTTTTCAGGTTATTTGACATTTGGAAGCCCCTTCCCATAAAGCTCGGGGAAAAACTTCCAGGTGGGATCGGCATTATGATGGACGATATCCTGGCAGGTATTGCGGCCAATTTGTGCTTGAGATTTATTAATCAATTTCTTCTAAGCTAA
- a CDS encoding hydrogenase iron-sulfur subunit produces MADHNNKKIAVVLCDCGGLLEEKIDFKKLKSYAQNLPQVEEVFNFSDFCKSPEEKLASYKNSFSHLIFAGCSERSSLLFDENRLQKLLSYLGIDQGFAEVVNLKEQCAMVHDDYAATTAKALDLLQMAYEKVLTNLPAHQTQSIKKKVLVVGGGVSGQSCAKSLADLGVDVTLLEQKPYLGGHACEIPLLWQSEGYPSVCTSECIGPVIGRETLLRDKIELLLSSKITDVKKNGPNFQVTITKDPLYVDPAKCVSCGKCAEVCPEEVPNAFDLGLKKRKAIDKDFPLALPDTYNLLMDYCTKCGKCVEVCPTGAIALDAQAEVITEEFGAVALATGFSSYDMSVFENLSYHLPNVVTMLEFERLWANKFSGKPPISIAFVLCQKDQVGYCSRLCCLAAMKHAVRLSMAYLGTEVNVYYKSLRTCGRAFEAFRREAEEKGVGFLETEVSKIEPGEEGWLKVVTSNGEFEADLVVLAEPLVPSGARLAKMFGVELDQFGFPYEFQPRVINPLETYVERVFAVGCAKGFKDVQESVESGEAAALKIYKALGDKEQKYVSVVDEEKCSRCGMCVAACPHGAISFSDTGAKIEASFCKGCGLCYATCGSKAIRLLNLEDYQLLKMAEVAFKNAGKDTPRILAFLCYWCSYAAGDLMGVYGQKLPESFRSIRIRCSASFNPEVAVEILMRDLADAVLVAGCPPKNCHHIWGNDMETRRFKLLNKLFKDAGVNKIARWEHIGVTMWPKLAKVLRSMHQEISQNQP; encoded by the coding sequence ATGGCTGATCACAATAACAAAAAAATTGCCGTAGTGCTTTGTGATTGTGGCGGACTACTTGAAGAAAAAATCGATTTCAAAAAACTTAAGTCATACGCCCAAAACCTTCCTCAGGTAGAAGAAGTTTTTAATTTTTCTGATTTTTGCAAAAGTCCCGAAGAAAAACTCGCTTCGTATAAAAATTCGTTTAGTCATTTAATTTTTGCGGGGTGCTCTGAACGCTCTTCTTTGCTTTTCGATGAAAACCGCCTGCAAAAACTATTGAGCTATCTTGGGATAGATCAAGGCTTTGCTGAAGTCGTTAACCTCAAAGAACAGTGTGCTATGGTGCATGATGATTATGCTGCTACTACCGCTAAGGCCCTTGATCTTCTCCAGATGGCCTATGAAAAAGTATTGACCAATCTCCCTGCGCACCAAACCCAAAGTATCAAGAAAAAAGTTTTGGTAGTCGGGGGTGGTGTTTCTGGGCAAAGCTGTGCCAAAAGCCTTGCAGATCTTGGTGTTGACGTAACCCTTCTGGAACAAAAGCCTTATCTTGGGGGGCATGCCTGTGAAATTCCCTTGCTTTGGCAATCTGAGGGCTATCCTTCGGTATGTACCAGCGAGTGTATAGGCCCTGTCATAGGGCGAGAAACCCTTTTGCGGGACAAAATCGAACTGTTACTTTCTTCCAAAATAACCGACGTTAAAAAGAACGGGCCGAATTTTCAGGTAACCATAACAAAAGATCCCCTTTACGTTGACCCTGCCAAGTGTGTCTCTTGCGGGAAGTGTGCTGAGGTTTGCCCTGAGGAAGTCCCGAATGCCTTTGACCTTGGGCTTAAAAAGCGCAAGGCTATTGACAAAGATTTTCCTTTGGCTCTCCCTGACACGTATAATCTTTTGATGGATTATTGTACCAAATGCGGCAAATGCGTAGAGGTTTGCCCTACAGGAGCCATTGCTCTTGATGCTCAGGCAGAAGTAATAACCGAAGAGTTTGGCGCGGTAGCCCTTGCCACGGGTTTTTCTTCTTACGATATGTCAGTCTTTGAAAACCTTTCTTATCACCTGCCTAATGTGGTCACCATGCTTGAGTTTGAGAGGCTCTGGGCCAATAAGTTTTCAGGAAAACCTCCCATCAGCATAGCCTTTGTCCTCTGCCAGAAAGATCAGGTGGGCTATTGTTCAAGGCTCTGTTGTCTTGCGGCCATGAAACACGCAGTCAGGCTTTCCATGGCCTACTTGGGGACTGAAGTAAACGTTTATTACAAAAGCCTGCGCACTTGTGGGCGGGCTTTTGAGGCCTTTCGTCGGGAAGCGGAAGAAAAAGGCGTGGGCTTTTTAGAAACAGAAGTTTCCAAAATCGAGCCAGGCGAAGAAGGTTGGCTCAAAGTTGTTACCTCTAACGGCGAATTTGAAGCTGATTTGGTAGTGCTTGCAGAGCCCCTTGTGCCCTCTGGTGCAAGGCTTGCCAAGATGTTTGGGGTGGAGCTTGACCAGTTTGGTTTCCCCTATGAGTTTCAGCCAAGGGTTATTAACCCCCTTGAAACTTATGTGGAAAGAGTCTTTGCCGTGGGATGTGCCAAGGGCTTTAAAGATGTGCAGGAAAGTGTGGAATCCGGTGAAGCCGCGGCCCTTAAAATTTATAAAGCCCTGGGCGACAAAGAGCAAAAATACGTTTCGGTGGTGGACGAAGAAAAATGCTCACGCTGCGGCATGTGTGTGGCTGCCTGCCCTCACGGGGCCATTTCTTTTTCAGATACTGGAGCCAAGATAGAAGCTTCTTTTTGTAAGGGCTGTGGCCTGTGCTATGCCACTTGTGGCTCAAAAGCCATAAGATTGTTAAATCTTGAGGACTATCAGCTTCTCAAGATGGCTGAAGTGGCCTTTAAAAACGCTGGCAAAGATACCCCAAGAATTCTAGCGTTTCTTTGTTATTGGTGTTCATATGCCGCAGGAGACCTTATGGGGGTTTATGGGCAGAAACTTCCTGAGAGCTTTCGCAGTATTCGCATTCGCTGTTCAGCTTCTTTTAACCCCGAAGTAGCTGTGGAAATTCTGATGCGGGATTTAGCCGATGCGGTTTTGGTGGCAGGGTGCCCGCCTAAAAATTGTCATCATATCTGGGGAAATGATATGGAAACCCGGCGTTTTAAACTTTTGAACAAGCTTTTTAAGGATGCCGGAGTCAACAAAATCGCCAGATGGGAGCATATAGGTGTTACCATGTGGCCCAAGCTGGCTAAAGTATTACGTTCTATGCACCAGGAAATATCCCAAAATCAGCCTTAA
- a CDS encoding helix-turn-helix domain-containing protein, whose translation MTEEREKTGFGEFLRHQREIRGFTLKDISAQTKIGIRALEALEAENWEILPAEIYIKGFIRNYCETIGLDPNEALLRFEEAYAPYRRHKEEKVREEAAYVEPKKFPWVWIIGVVVLIAVVIAGYYFFTKKEQKSPETLPQIEEIPLKKEALPETGLIFPEQKPSETKTLPSEKS comes from the coding sequence ATGACTGAAGAAAGAGAAAAGACCGGATTCGGGGAATTCTTAAGACATCAGCGTGAAATAAGAGGCTTTACCCTGAAAGACATTTCTGCCCAGACTAAGATTGGCATAAGGGCTCTTGAGGCCTTAGAGGCAGAAAACTGGGAAATCCTTCCTGCTGAAATATACATCAAAGGTTTTATCAGAAACTATTGTGAGACCATCGGTCTTGATCCTAACGAAGCCCTTTTGCGTTTTGAAGAGGCTTACGCCCCTTATCGCCGCCATAAGGAAGAAAAAGTGCGCGAAGAGGCTGCTTACGTTGAACCCAAAAAGTTTCCCTGGGTTTGGATTATCGGTGTAGTGGTACTTATAGCTGTTGTCATTGCTGGATACTACTTTTTTACCAAAAAAGAACAAAAATCCCCGGAAACATTACCCCAAATAGAAGAAATTCCCTTAAAGAAAGAAGCTCTTCCTGAAACGGGGTTGATTTTTCCTGAGCAAAAACCATCAGAAACTAAAACTTTGCCCTCTGAGAAATCTTGA
- a CDS encoding SurA N-terminal domain-containing protein → MKKIFLVLFICGIFFVKISQAKIVDRIVAVVNDDVITLSELDQAAAPLFKQYLQGVKDPIQREQIKQEIRKKVLKQLIDEKLIEQEIEKRGIKASDEEIKTFIEHFKQQNGLDDKELRKLLASQGLTFDEYRKQVAKQIKRIKLVQSRIQQIVVTPEEIERYYRKHYLSEQKTKYELAAIITNGKDAEKRIQKAYQELLAGKHFAQVAEKYSDIPESGKGLGSFSLDELAPQVRKTLAGLKPGAFSKPIKVGNSWQIFRIINVKKEGTKALTEVKKEIENKLRQEKIDQALNNWLKELREQAYIRILL, encoded by the coding sequence ATGAAAAAGATTTTTTTAGTTTTGTTCATTTGCGGAATATTTTTTGTCAAAATCAGCCAGGCAAAGATTGTTGACCGTATAGTGGCTGTGGTTAATGATGACGTTATCACGCTTTCTGAGCTAGATCAGGCGGCTGCTCCGCTTTTTAAGCAATATCTTCAAGGCGTAAAAGATCCAATCCAACGAGAACAAATAAAACAAGAAATCCGCAAAAAAGTATTAAAGCAGCTTATAGATGAAAAACTCATTGAACAAGAAATTGAAAAACGAGGAATCAAGGCCTCTGACGAAGAAATTAAAACGTTTATCGAACATTTTAAACAACAAAATGGCTTAGATGACAAAGAGTTGCGCAAGCTTTTAGCGTCACAGGGACTAACTTTCGATGAATATCGAAAGCAGGTTGCCAAGCAGATCAAGCGCATAAAGCTTGTACAGAGCAGGATCCAGCAAATAGTTGTTACCCCAGAAGAAATCGAGCGCTACTACCGCAAACACTATCTCTCGGAACAAAAGACCAAATACGAACTGGCAGCCATTATCACCAACGGAAAAGACGCTGAAAAGAGGATCCAAAAGGCTTATCAAGAACTTTTAGCAGGTAAACACTTCGCCCAAGTGGCTGAAAAATATTCTGATATTCCGGAAAGTGGTAAAGGGTTGGGATCGTTTTCCTTGGATGAACTTGCCCCTCAGGTGCGAAAAACTCTTGCTGGCTTAAAACCAGGAGCATTTAGCAAACCGATTAAAGTAGGAAATAGTTGGCAAATTTTTAGAATTATAAATGTCAAAAAAGAGGGCACAAAAGCCTTGACAGAAGTAAAAAAAGAAATTGAAAATAAGCTTCGACAAGAAAAAATTGATCAAGCACTCAATAACTGGCTTAAAGAACTAAGAGAACAAGCTTACATAAGGATCTTACTTTAA
- a CDS encoding class II glutamine amidotransferase produces the protein MEIFIPNKEISGCGLSGVINRKGELIKGEVIIESICCQMERGNGLGAGYAAYGIYPEFADHYCLHVMADSKHALKEVEEILARKCYLAHQEKIPTRPVPGIVSPPRFYRYFVKPRYEGDIREICEGTPDEDDYMVNLVMKINREIDGAYIISSGRNMGAFKGVGFPDQIAEFFRLEEYSAYIWTAHNRFPTNTPGWWGGAHPFTILDWSIVHNGEISSYGTNRRYLEMFGYHCTLLTDTEVVAYLLDLLIRRHTLPIELACMALAPPFWQEIDRMEEPERSVCTAIRAVYGGAMLNGPFAILFAYNGGLVGLNDRVKLRPLVAAKKGDFYYMASEEAAIRSICPDPDEVWCPKAGEPVIVELEPNVIPNQRSYLRGEPLKISAPICRMPLSLEDEEED, from the coding sequence ATGGAAATATTTATCCCTAACAAAGAAATTTCAGGCTGCGGGTTATCCGGTGTAATAAACCGCAAAGGCGAGCTAATTAAGGGCGAGGTCATTATTGAATCCATTTGTTGCCAAATGGAACGGGGCAACGGTCTTGGCGCAGGTTATGCTGCTTACGGCATCTACCCCGAGTTTGCAGACCACTATTGCCTACATGTTATGGCTGACAGCAAGCACGCCCTAAAAGAAGTTGAAGAAATACTCGCCCGTAAATGCTACCTTGCTCATCAGGAAAAGATACCTACCAGGCCTGTTCCAGGTATTGTTTCGCCACCAAGATTTTATCGCTATTTTGTTAAGCCTCGCTATGAGGGAGATATCCGAGAGATATGTGAAGGCACCCCTGACGAAGACGACTACATGGTAAACCTGGTAATGAAAATTAACCGCGAGATCGACGGTGCCTACATTATCTCCTCTGGGCGTAACATGGGGGCCTTTAAAGGCGTAGGATTTCCCGACCAAATAGCAGAATTTTTTAGACTTGAAGAGTATTCTGCTTATATTTGGACGGCGCATAATCGCTTCCCCACTAATACCCCGGGCTGGTGGGGTGGGGCCCATCCCTTCACTATTCTAGACTGGTCTATTGTTCACAACGGTGAAATTTCAAGCTATGGAACTAACCGTCGCTATCTTGAAATGTTTGGTTATCATTGCACCCTGCTTACAGACACCGAGGTAGTGGCCTACCTCCTAGATTTGCTTATCAGACGGCATACCCTGCCCATTGAGCTTGCTTGTATGGCCCTTGCGCCTCCTTTTTGGCAAGAAATAGACCGAATGGAGGAACCAGAGAGAAGCGTCTGTACTGCAATAAGGGCGGTGTATGGTGGTGCCATGTTAAATGGCCCCTTCGCTATTCTTTTTGCTTACAATGGCGGTCTTGTTGGATTAAATGACCGGGTCAAACTAAGACCTCTAGTGGCTGCTAAAAAGGGCGATTTTTACTACATGGCCAGCGAAGAAGCAGCTATCCGCTCTATTTGTCCGGATCCCGATGAGGTCTGGTGCCCCAAGGCCGGAGAACCTGTAATCGTTGAGCTTGAGCCAAACGTGATCCCTAATCAACGGAGTTATTTACGCGGAGAGCCTTTAAAGATTTCAGCGCCGATATGTCGTATGCCTCTCTCTCTAGAAGACGAAGAAGAGGATTAA
- the purM gene encoding phosphoribosylformylglycinamidine cyclo-ligase, producing MPTKAKRYAEAGVNIEAADRLVAKIKNLASSTFRKGVLTQIGGFAGLFALDVERYQRPVLVSATDGVGTKIKVAAMAGKHKGIGIDLVAMCVNDIIVTGAAPLFFLDYLAFGKIDENIALELIEGITQGCKEADCALIGGETAEMPGMYAEGEYDCVGFTVGVVERDAIIDGSEISVDDIVLGLASNGLHSNGFSLVRKIIFEELGLSLDDKPEGLDVPLGEELLKPTRIYVKAITGLLRQGYQLKGLAHITGGGFFDNIPRVLPRGCKAVIKKDAWEMPAVFKFLQEAGKIPEEEMFQTFNCGIGMILIVSPEKVQDVKLILKGLQEQVYEIGHIEARHENEPPVILI from the coding sequence ATGCCTACTAAAGCCAAAAGATATGCAGAAGCAGGTGTTAATATCGAGGCTGCTGATCGTTTAGTGGCCAAGATCAAGAATCTGGCCTCTTCCACCTTTCGTAAAGGAGTTTTAACCCAGATTGGTGGTTTTGCGGGGCTTTTTGCCCTTGATGTTGAGCGCTATCAACGGCCGGTTTTGGTTTCCGCGACCGATGGTGTGGGTACGAAGATAAAAGTGGCAGCCATGGCAGGCAAGCATAAGGGCATTGGCATTGATCTCGTCGCCATGTGCGTGAACGATATCATTGTTACCGGGGCTGCCCCGCTATTTTTCCTGGATTACCTGGCTTTTGGCAAAATAGACGAAAATATCGCCCTTGAGCTTATTGAAGGCATTACCCAGGGATGCAAAGAAGCCGATTGCGCCCTTATTGGCGGTGAAACCGCTGAGATGCCTGGAATGTATGCTGAGGGAGAATACGATTGCGTTGGTTTTACTGTAGGTGTGGTAGAAAGAGACGCTATCATTGATGGCTCAGAAATTTCCGTAGATGATATTGTTTTGGGCCTTGCTTCAAATGGCCTTCATAGCAATGGTTTTTCGCTTGTAAGAAAAATTATCTTCGAAGAGCTTGGTCTTTCGCTTGATGACAAACCAGAAGGTCTTGATGTTCCCCTTGGCGAGGAGCTTCTTAAGCCCACGAGAATTTACGTAAAAGCAATAACAGGACTTCTGCGCCAGGGATACCAACTAAAAGGCCTTGCTCACATTACCGGCGGAGGCTTTTTTGATAACATTCCCAGGGTTTTACCCCGTGGTTGTAAGGCAGTGATCAAAAAAGATGCCTGGGAAATGCCTGCTGTTTTTAAATTTCTCCAAGAAGCAGGGAAAATCCCTGAAGAAGAGATGTTTCAAACTTTTAATTGTGGCATAGGAATGATACTTATCGTCTCTCCAGAAAAAGTCCAGGATGTCAAACTCATTTTAAAAGGCCTTCAGGAGCAAGTTTATGAGATCGGCCATATAGAAGCCCGTCATGAGAATGAACCTCCTGTTATTTTGATTTAA
- a CDS encoding LOG family protein, which yields MKGIDDKQYVLNGLAAKESWRLFKIMAEFVEGFEELPKVYPAITVFGSNRVRPGHPYYQKAEEIARLLAKEGFSVITGGGPGIMEAANKGAAEAGAYSVGLNIRLPREQQANPYANIKLEFRYFFVRKVMMAKYAVGLMCLPGGFGTLDEFFEIVTLVQTHKIRPVPIVLVESKFWEGLVDWMKKRLLHEGMISKEDLDLFTVLDDPREIAKFFKETARGYKLLSRLEST from the coding sequence TTGAAAGGTATTGATGACAAACAATACGTCTTAAACGGCTTGGCAGCTAAAGAATCCTGGCGACTTTTTAAGATAATGGCCGAGTTTGTAGAAGGCTTTGAAGAGCTTCCCAAAGTATATCCAGCCATAACAGTGTTTGGCTCAAACAGGGTGAGGCCTGGACATCCCTATTATCAAAAGGCTGAAGAAATTGCCCGGCTCCTAGCCAAAGAAGGCTTCTCGGTTATCACCGGAGGTGGCCCAGGCATCATGGAAGCTGCTAACAAAGGAGCAGCAGAAGCGGGTGCTTACTCTGTAGGGCTAAACATTCGCTTGCCTCGCGAACAACAGGCAAACCCTTACGCCAATATAAAACTCGAATTTCGCTATTTCTTTGTGAGAAAAGTCATGATGGCTAAATACGCCGTAGGCCTTATGTGTCTTCCAGGCGGGTTTGGCACACTTGATGAGTTTTTTGAGATCGTGACTTTAGTGCAAACCCACAAAATTAGGCCTGTACCCATTGTTCTCGTTGAAAGCAAATTCTGGGAAGGCCTGGTGGATTGGATGAAAAAAAGGCTTCTTCACGAGGGCATGATCTCCAAAGAAGACCTTGATTTATTCACGGTTTTAGACGACCCCCGTGAAATAGCAAAATTTTTTAAAGAAACCGCCCGTGGCTACAAACTTCTTTCGCGCCTTGAATCAACTTAA
- a CDS encoding HDOD domain-containing protein translates to MMIAPENDYTKKINWKEICQELKDKDLPCTREVLSLLETLDPEDEISFQELASYILKDYGLTKKVIQLANSCFHNPSGTEIVTVSRALLFLGLDTVKEIVLVSSYLEEVVKNISPENRHQVLRLLSQSFLVAFFGNRVASFINLASEELFVQFLFHRLMRLLLALHFPKVYETVEQIEKSNPSLVREKLYWLGVRLSREWSLPSALKETLEGSPKSSEKGHPAYLVEKITFVTENLLKGKKFSLAMEELKKDLKVDLEEEVLKKSFEDAVKAGVELYKPFEDFLLSRENKAFEESPSEDIKNLSREELFQQALSEITSYLASHNEYQKVIFMVIETIKRVMETEAVFFGVYNPGENKISLRFGVGKTKNLLRGKCFFAGEVLKEIFAKKVEWTSRVDAVPELWHIATFKDRDVLFSPVYIRNKPLGMILAFRNEPFSNDEKGKLNILRNLISLAIDKSLSQT, encoded by the coding sequence ATGATGATAGCACCAGAAAATGACTATACCAAAAAAATTAACTGGAAAGAAATCTGTCAGGAACTAAAAGATAAAGATTTGCCGTGTACCCGTGAAGTTTTAAGTCTTTTAGAAACTCTTGATCCTGAAGATGAAATTTCATTCCAAGAACTAGCCTCATACATTTTGAAAGACTACGGACTCACCAAAAAAGTTATCCAGCTTGCCAATTCCTGTTTCCATAACCCTTCAGGAACAGAAATTGTAACTGTTTCAAGAGCGCTTCTTTTCTTGGGCTTAGACACGGTTAAAGAGATTGTTTTGGTATCTAGCTATCTTGAAGAAGTGGTGAAAAATATCTCCCCTGAGAATAGACATCAGGTATTAAGGCTTTTGAGTCAGAGTTTTCTGGTGGCTTTTTTCGGAAATCGTGTGGCCTCTTTTATTAATTTGGCCTCTGAGGAACTTTTTGTACAGTTTCTTTTCCATCGCCTGATGCGTTTATTGTTGGCGCTACATTTTCCCAAAGTTTATGAGACGGTTGAGCAAATAGAAAAAAGCAATCCCTCTTTAGTAAGGGAAAAGCTTTATTGGTTGGGAGTTCGTTTGAGTCGAGAATGGTCCCTGCCTTCTGCGCTAAAAGAAACCCTAGAAGGTTCACCTAAATCTTCAGAAAAAGGACACCCTGCTTATCTTGTAGAAAAAATTACTTTTGTGACTGAAAATTTGCTTAAAGGTAAGAAGTTTTCTCTGGCAATGGAAGAACTTAAAAAAGACTTAAAAGTTGATCTGGAAGAAGAAGTTCTTAAAAAATCTTTTGAAGATGCCGTCAAAGCCGGCGTGGAACTATACAAGCCATTTGAAGATTTCTTGTTATCCAGAGAGAACAAAGCTTTTGAGGAAAGCCCTTCTGAGGACATAAAAAACCTCTCCCGGGAAGAACTTTTCCAGCAGGCCTTGTCTGAAATCACTAGCTATTTAGCCAGCCATAACGAATATCAAAAAGTTATCTTCATGGTAATTGAAACCATAAAAAGGGTAATGGAAACCGAGGCGGTTTTTTTCGGAGTGTACAATCCTGGAGAAAATAAAATCTCTTTGAGATTTGGAGTCGGCAAAACAAAAAATTTGTTAAGAGGCAAGTGCTTTTTCGCCGGAGAGGTTTTGAAAGAGATCTTTGCCAAGAAAGTAGAATGGACAAGCCGCGTGGACGCTGTGCCAGAGCTTTGGCATATTGCAACATTTAAAGACAGAGATGTTTTGTTTTCTCCTGTTTATATTCGCAACAAGCCATTAGGGATGATTCTTGCCTTTCGCAATGAGCCCTTTTCAAATGATGAAAAAGGAAAATTAAACATTTTGCGCAACCTTATCTCCTTAGCCATCGATAAATCTCTTTCCCAAACATAA
- a CDS encoding GltB/FmdC/FwdC-like GXGXG domain-containing protein — protein sequence MAYEIDAKDLHYRELNQLIRKAISQGEKHLVIKNVNGQRYLAAGVSAEVDIDVYGVPGLDLGAFMRGPRIRVHGNTQDGAGNTMDDGKIIIEGMAGDVVGYAMRGGKVFVASDVGYRVGIHMKAYMDKIPVLVIGGKAGDFLGEYMAGGIIVLLAMNSRYPERQPAGIFLGTGMHGGTIYVRGGISETQLSPVLKIEEIDERDEKILAEILKEYAQDLSFNFDEIMSEKFYKIRPKTHRPYGKMYAY from the coding sequence ATGGCTTATGAGATAGATGCTAAAGATTTGCACTACCGGGAATTAAACCAGCTTATCCGTAAAGCTATTTCTCAGGGAGAAAAACACCTGGTTATAAAAAATGTAAATGGCCAGCGCTATCTAGCCGCGGGAGTTTCCGCTGAAGTAGATATTGACGTGTATGGCGTTCCAGGGCTTGATCTTGGAGCTTTTATGAGGGGACCCCGTATCAGGGTTCATGGGAACACCCAGGACGGCGCCGGCAATACCATGGACGATGGAAAGATCATCATCGAAGGCATGGCTGGTGATGTAGTAGGTTATGCCATGCGCGGGGGAAAAGTCTTTGTGGCTTCAGATGTTGGTTATCGCGTAGGCATTCACATGAAGGCCTATATGGATAAAATCCCCGTTCTGGTTATTGGTGGTAAAGCTGGGGATTTCCTCGGGGAATACATGGCTGGGGGTATCATTGTCCTGCTGGCTATGAACTCGCGTTATCCGGAACGCCAGCCTGCGGGAATTTTCCTCGGCACGGGAATGCATGGGGGCACAATCTACGTACGCGGTGGCATTTCTGAAACACAACTCAGCCCGGTTTTAAAGATTGAAGAAATAGACGAAAGAGATGAAAAGATATTAGCAGAAATCCTTAAAGAATATGCCCAGGATTTAAGTTTCAACTTTGATGAAATTATGTCAGAAAAATTCTATAAGATAAGGCCTAAAACACATCGTCCTTATGGGAAAATGTATGCCTACTAA
- the recO gene encoding DNA repair protein RecO: MNFIATALVLNAQTVAEKDVFLSFLTAEKGRLAAIAKGARKSRKRFVNTLEPFTLIKAHLRGGKRHLAPFLDQADLIEPFEPLRLDYGAFFQASYLGELLETFFKPGAGKNFFPFACEAISCLAEKKAPWSLLKLNFELALLRESGFSPHLGTHCLQCGKILQEEVYFSFEEGGVLCRACAHENDYLLWPSTLAFLRHISKLKPSRLKCLRPYAENINQAGKLIERFLLRVADCEIHSLRILKDMYNETSERDPFISSRNE; this comes from the coding sequence TTGAATTTCATAGCTACCGCCTTAGTTTTAAACGCCCAAACTGTTGCGGAAAAAGACGTCTTTCTTTCCTTTCTAACCGCTGAGAAAGGCCGCTTAGCAGCTATAGCTAAAGGGGCACGCAAAAGCCGCAAACGCTTTGTCAACACTCTTGAGCCTTTTACCCTTATCAAGGCCCACTTGCGTGGAGGGAAAAGACACCTTGCGCCCTTTCTTGATCAAGCAGATCTTATCGAACCCTTTGAGCCCCTTCGTCTAGATTATGGTGCCTTTTTTCAGGCGTCTTATTTGGGAGAACTTTTGGAAACATTTTTTAAGCCCGGGGCAGGAAAAAACTTTTTCCCTTTTGCCTGTGAAGCCATCTCTTGTCTGGCAGAAAAAAAGGCCCCCTGGTCCCTGTTAAAATTGAATTTTGAACTAGCCCTGTTAAGGGAAAGCGGCTTCAGCCCCCATTTAGGAACCCATTGCTTGCAATGTGGCAAAATCTTGCAGGAAGAAGTTTATTTCTCCTTTGAAGAAGGCGGGGTCCTCTGCAGGGCCTGTGCCCATGAAAACGACTATCTTCTCTGGCCTAGCACTCTTGCCTTTTTACGCCATATAAGCAAACTGAAACCTTCAAGGTTAAAATGCTTAAGGCCGTATGCCGAAAACATTAATCAAGCAGGTAAACTCATAGAACGATTTTTGTTACGCGTTGCTGATTGTGAGATTCATTCTTTACGAATCCTGAAAGACATGTATAACGAAACATCCGAAAGGGATCCGTTCATATCTTCCCGAAACGAATAA